One Pseudomonadota bacterium DNA segment encodes these proteins:
- a CDS encoding type II secretion system F family protein translates to MARFSYTAHAEGGAVIRDVIEAVDRDEAQRLLAQRDLIVVRIEVEQTASAKSTGASASVQDLAAFAYELSVVLDAGIALPTALGSYATSGDTPFMRELRDITEEVRAGSPLSACLERRPNTFPAIFPALVRSGEESGGLATSLSQLSRHFERIDGLRNTVTQTAAYPFVVACMAFLIVFALVVFVVPRFAAIYEQLNVAIPAPTRFFLMLGRYSTAISALTAMLLVVGVPLLISFGRTERGQRLRDAVTLRLGPIGSVVRDLAMATFCQTLGLLYDRGIKIHDAVSLAAAACGNIVLAERLGRLSEGVRAGTPLSTLMQSEHLLEDRYLGMVRAGESTGQIGVMLAKVAEITSTRAESRIKKLLSLLEPALITMIAVVVGGIVIALAAPILNLQASIT, encoded by the coding sequence ATGGCTCGTTTCTCGTACACGGCACACGCTGAAGGTGGCGCGGTGATCCGCGATGTGATCGAGGCCGTCGACCGCGACGAGGCCCAGCGCCTGCTTGCGCAGCGCGACCTCATCGTGGTGCGCATCGAGGTCGAGCAGACGGCGTCTGCGAAATCGACTGGAGCCAGCGCGAGCGTGCAGGATCTGGCGGCATTCGCCTACGAGCTCTCGGTGGTGCTCGACGCCGGCATCGCGCTGCCCACGGCACTGGGCAGCTATGCCACCAGCGGCGACACGCCGTTCATGCGCGAGCTGCGCGACATCACTGAAGAGGTGCGTGCCGGGTCCCCGCTCTCGGCGTGTCTCGAGCGACGTCCGAACACGTTTCCCGCTATCTTTCCCGCCCTCGTTCGCTCCGGAGAGGAGAGCGGAGGGCTGGCCACCTCCCTGTCCCAGCTGAGCCGTCACTTCGAGCGCATCGATGGGCTGCGCAACACGGTGACACAGACCGCGGCGTACCCGTTCGTGGTGGCCTGCATGGCCTTTCTCATCGTGTTCGCCCTCGTGGTATTCGTCGTGCCGCGCTTCGCCGCCATCTACGAGCAGCTCAATGTGGCTATTCCCGCGCCGACGCGCTTCTTCTTGATGCTCGGGCGCTACAGCACCGCCATCAGCGCCCTCACCGCGATGCTGCTCGTGGTCGGGGTTCCGCTGCTGATCTCGTTCGGGCGAACAGAACGGGGGCAGCGCCTGCGCGACGCGGTGACGTTGCGGCTCGGTCCCATCGGTTCGGTGGTGCGCGATCTGGCCATGGCCACGTTCTGTCAGACCCTGGGGCTGCTGTATGACCGCGGCATCAAGATCCACGATGCGGTGAGCCTGGCGGCGGCGGCGTGCGGCAACATCGTCCTGGCAGAGCGGCTGGGGCGGCTCAGCGAGGGGGTGCGCGCGGGTACGCCCCTGAGCACGCTGATGCAGAGCGAGCACCTGCTCGAAGATCGCTACCTCGGCATGGTGCGGGCCGGAGAGTCGACGGGGCAGATCGGCGTCATGCTCGCCAAGGTGGCCGAGATCACCTCGACCCGCGCGGAGAGCCGCATCAAGAAGCTGCTCTCGCTGCTCGAACCCGCGCTCATCACCATGATAGCCGTGGTGGTGGGCGGCATCGTCATCGCCCTGGCCGCGCCCATCTTGAACCTCCAGGCCAGCATCACGTGA
- a CDS encoding type II/IV secretion system protein, which translates to MLLDTHPLLTTLRAHPAMSRVSLEPGPYPLAALPQQAVDAGLVTADEMRSLLETLYGLPQVALDTIEPAPKALGLRTADACRERAMLPYDIDGWVLRVAMADPWDLDTIAALEMETGLRVAPAVALKSEIEQAVRRAYESTEQLSQAIGALISDVGQQAGGPVAAAAVEDPDAPVVRLVRYLLQQGMALGASDIHLEPYPNHSSLRYRIDGVLHAYDGPPRAMHDAIIARVKVLSNLDVTETRVPQDGRLTFRHGDRVAEFRVSTMPFAAGEGVVLRILDKSNVVLDIRKLGFPADLLGLFEKAVASPNGMVLVSGPTGSGKSTTLYAALKEIATTDRKVITVEDPVEYKMVGVCQSAVRPDIGYSFATGLRSILRHDPDVVMIGEMRDKESAEIAVRAALTGHLVLSTIHTNDALSVVTRLLDMGLASYLVSATLRLALAQRLVRRLCVSCRVATTVTRAEIEAVMFDPRLRATLPEQVTVYRAGGCGACRNLGYRGRTAVYEILDTRALFDEIRDRPPSLVEMREAALRTGLRTLRTSGVVKVLEGETSLEEIIKITEDF; encoded by the coding sequence GTGCTGCTCGACACCCATCCGCTGCTCACCACGCTTCGTGCCCACCCCGCGATGTCTCGCGTCTCTCTTGAACCGGGCCCCTATCCGCTGGCCGCGCTTCCCCAGCAGGCCGTTGATGCGGGTCTGGTCACCGCCGATGAGATGCGTTCGTTGCTCGAGACGCTGTACGGGCTGCCCCAGGTGGCGCTCGACACCATCGAACCCGCCCCGAAAGCGCTTGGGCTGCGCACCGCCGACGCGTGCCGCGAGCGCGCGATGCTGCCGTACGACATCGATGGCTGGGTGCTGCGGGTGGCCATGGCCGACCCGTGGGATCTCGACACCATCGCCGCCCTCGAGATGGAGACCGGCCTTCGCGTGGCGCCGGCGGTGGCGCTCAAGAGCGAGATCGAGCAGGCGGTGCGACGTGCCTATGAGTCGACCGAGCAGCTCTCGCAGGCCATCGGTGCGCTCATCAGCGATGTGGGTCAGCAGGCTGGCGGACCGGTCGCCGCCGCCGCCGTCGAAGATCCGGACGCGCCGGTGGTGCGACTTGTGCGCTATCTGCTGCAGCAGGGGATGGCCCTGGGCGCGAGTGACATCCACCTCGAGCCGTATCCGAACCATTCGTCGCTGCGCTACCGCATCGACGGCGTGCTCCACGCCTACGATGGTCCGCCCCGCGCCATGCACGACGCCATCATCGCCCGCGTGAAGGTGCTCTCGAACCTAGACGTCACCGAGACCCGCGTGCCACAAGACGGCCGTCTCACCTTTCGGCATGGCGATCGCGTGGCCGAGTTCCGCGTCTCGACCATGCCCTTTGCCGCTGGCGAAGGGGTGGTGCTGCGCATCCTCGACAAGTCGAACGTGGTGCTCGACATCCGCAAGCTCGGGTTTCCCGCCGACCTGCTGGGCCTGTTCGAGAAGGCCGTGGCCAGTCCCAACGGCATGGTCCTCGTGTCCGGACCCACCGGATCCGGAAAGTCGACCACGCTGTACGCCGCGCTCAAGGAGATCGCCACCACCGATCGCAAGGTGATCACCGTGGAAGATCCGGTCGAGTACAAGATGGTGGGGGTGTGCCAGTCGGCGGTGCGTCCCGACATCGGATACAGCTTCGCAACAGGCCTGCGCTCCATCTTGCGTCACGATCCGGACGTGGTGATGATCGGCGAGATGCGCGACAAGGAGTCGGCTGAGATCGCGGTGCGCGCGGCCCTCACGGGCCACCTGGTGCTGAGCACCATCCACACCAATGATGCACTTTCGGTGGTGACGCGCCTGCTCGACATGGGGCTCGCGTCGTACCTCGTGTCGGCCACCCTGCGCCTGGCGCTCGCGCAGCGCCTGGTGCGCCGGCTGTGCGTGTCGTGCAGGGTGGCCACCACCGTGACCCGTGCCGAGATCGAGGCGGTGATGTTCGATCCCCGCCTGCGCGCCACGCTGCCTGAGCAGGTGACGGTGTATCGCGCGGGGGGATGCGGCGCTTGCCGCAACCTCGGATATCGCGGTCGTACCGCGGTGTACGAGATCCTCGATACCCGCGCCCTGTTCGACGAGATCCGGGATCGCCCCCCCAGCCTGGTCGAGATGCGTGAGGCCGCACTGCGCACGGGTCTTCGCACCTTGCGCACCAGCGGCGTGGTGAAGGTGCTCGAGGGGGAGACCTCCCTCGAGGAGATCATCAAGATCACCGAGGATTTCTGA